One stretch of Cohnella algarum DNA includes these proteins:
- a CDS encoding NAD-dependent succinate-semialdehyde dehydrogenase: MDANLYINGEWVETEKRIDVENPATLETVGSIAYAGKAEALRAVEAAEAALPAWRSRTAAERAALLMRWHRLIDEHKEEIGRIMTLEQGKPLPEAIGEVNYANSFLSWFAEEAKRVYGQTVPASAPNKRLLVLKQPVGVVAAITPWNFPAAMITRKVGPAIAAGCTVVVKPSEFTPLTAYKLVELAHEAGIPAGVINVVTGNDKEIGEAWMSDERVRKVSFTGSTRVGKLLMRQAADTVKNISLELGGHAPFIVTQSANLDLAVRELMAPKFRNAGQTCMCPNRVYVHESIRDEFVRRLTDEVRKLKVGNGLEEGVAVGPLINKAAVEKVDAHLVDALVKGAKLETPAADPAAIGKGYFVQPAVLTNVTDDMLCMQEETFGPVAPVATYRTTEEVVRRANASRYGLAAYVFTQDLQEAFAISEGLEYGIVGLNDGLPATAQAPFGGMKESGIGREGGHWGIEEFIEVKYVSLSLG, translated from the coding sequence ATGGACGCGAACTTGTACATTAACGGAGAATGGGTCGAGACGGAAAAACGGATCGACGTGGAAAATCCGGCGACGCTCGAAACGGTCGGATCGATCGCTTATGCGGGGAAAGCGGAAGCGCTGCGCGCGGTCGAAGCCGCGGAGGCGGCGCTGCCCGCCTGGCGAAGCCGGACGGCGGCCGAACGGGCGGCGCTGCTCATGCGCTGGCATCGGCTGATCGACGAGCATAAAGAAGAAATCGGCCGCATCATGACGCTGGAGCAAGGCAAACCGCTGCCGGAAGCGATCGGCGAGGTGAATTACGCGAACAGCTTCCTGTCCTGGTTTGCGGAGGAGGCGAAGCGGGTTTACGGACAGACGGTGCCGGCATCCGCGCCGAACAAGCGCCTTCTCGTGTTGAAGCAGCCCGTGGGGGTCGTAGCCGCCATCACGCCGTGGAACTTTCCGGCCGCGATGATTACGCGCAAGGTGGGCCCGGCCATCGCGGCCGGCTGCACCGTCGTCGTGAAGCCTTCGGAGTTTACGCCGCTCACCGCCTACAAGCTCGTCGAGCTCGCCCATGAAGCGGGGATTCCGGCGGGAGTGATCAATGTCGTCACGGGGAACGACAAGGAAATCGGGGAAGCCTGGATGTCCGACGAGCGCGTGCGCAAGGTGTCCTTCACCGGCTCGACTCGCGTCGGCAAGCTGCTCATGCGCCAGGCCGCGGATACGGTGAAAAATATTTCCCTCGAACTCGGGGGCCATGCTCCGTTTATCGTGACGCAAAGCGCGAACCTCGATTTGGCCGTCAGAGAGCTGATGGCCCCCAAGTTCCGCAACGCCGGTCAAACGTGCATGTGCCCGAACCGCGTATACGTGCATGAATCGATTCGGGATGAGTTCGTACGGCGGCTGACGGACGAAGTGCGGAAATTGAAGGTCGGGAACGGGCTTGAGGAGGGCGTTGCCGTCGGCCCGCTCATTAACAAGGCCGCGGTCGAAAAGGTAGACGCCCATCTAGTGGACGCTCTTGTCAAAGGGGCCAAGCTGGAGACGCCCGCAGCGGATCCTGCGGCAATCGGCAAAGGCTACTTCGTTCAGCCCGCGGTCCTGACGAACGTAACCGACGATATGCTCTGCATGCAAGAAGAAACGTTCGGGCCGGTCGCTCCGGTTGCGACTTACCGCACGACGGAGGAAGTTGTGCGGCGCGCGAACGCTTCGCGCTACGGCCTTGCGGCGTACGTCTTCACCCAGGACCTTCAAGAGGCTTTCGCGATTTCGGAAGGGCTGGAATACGGGATCGTCGGCTTGAACGACGGCTTGCCCGCAACGGCCCAGGCGCCGTTCGGCGGCATGAAGGAGAGCGGAATCGGCCGGGAAGGCGGGCATTGGGGCATCGAGGAATTCATCGAAGTGAAATACGTTTCGTTAAGTTTGGGTTAA
- a CDS encoding FAD-dependent oxidoreductase: MSNREVTMERTVPIHDSADVVVIGGGPAGTAAAISAARSGRKTILLEHSGQLGGMGTLGNVSIFMGVGNVTGIYREIISEFLPDALPDSHHESIWPQYSPFELRHYLNQKLEKEGVYVYYHTSFVASVMNGNRVAGVIANTREGLRAFEGRVFIDCTGDARVASDAGVPIRSGRDEDGLTQPMTLMFMMQDTGKPVRQYLPEDCYRYESVSDLPQGRHLYWSRMGNGTLLVNMTRVKGNGAKIEDVNYAEKEALRQVFSVANYLQRHEHGNYILSHVPGQVGVRETNQIEGRYTLTEDDLTSGRRFEDVVAQTNYEIDIHNPTGGANTDERKLDGYDIPYRCMLPVSVEGLIVAGRSISATHVAMSSMRVQATCFALGQAAGIAASLAIEADVPVADISIPRLHERLAEQGVAFKK; encoded by the coding sequence ATGTCCAATCGGGAAGTCACGATGGAGCGAACCGTTCCGATCCACGATTCAGCCGACGTCGTCGTGATCGGGGGAGGACCGGCGGGCACGGCGGCGGCGATCAGCGCGGCGCGCTCCGGCCGGAAAACGATTTTGCTGGAGCATTCCGGCCAGCTCGGCGGGATGGGCACGCTCGGAAATGTAAGCATATTCATGGGAGTCGGCAACGTAACGGGGATTTACCGCGAGATCATTTCGGAATTTCTTCCCGACGCGCTGCCGGATTCGCATCACGAGTCGATCTGGCCGCAGTATTCGCCTTTCGAGCTGCGCCATTACTTGAATCAAAAGCTCGAAAAAGAAGGCGTGTACGTCTATTACCACACGAGCTTCGTCGCCTCCGTCATGAACGGGAACCGGGTCGCGGGCGTAATCGCCAATACGCGGGAAGGGCTGCGGGCGTTCGAAGGCCGCGTCTTCATCGACTGTACCGGGGACGCGAGGGTGGCATCGGACGCCGGCGTGCCGATCCGCTCGGGGCGCGACGAAGACGGGTTGACCCAGCCGATGACGCTGATGTTCATGATGCAGGATACGGGCAAGCCGGTGCGCCAGTATTTGCCGGAGGATTGTTACCGCTATGAATCGGTATCCGATTTGCCGCAAGGCCGCCACCTGTACTGGAGCCGAATGGGCAACGGCACGCTGCTCGTCAATATGACGCGGGTCAAGGGGAACGGCGCGAAGATCGAAGACGTCAATTATGCGGAAAAAGAAGCGCTGCGGCAAGTGTTCTCCGTCGCCAACTACCTGCAGCGCCACGAGCATGGAAATTATATCCTCTCCCACGTGCCCGGTCAGGTCGGCGTGCGGGAGACGAACCAGATCGAAGGCCGTTATACGCTGACGGAGGACGATTTGACGAGCGGCAGGCGGTTCGAGGACGTCGTCGCCCAAACCAACTACGAGATCGACATCCACAACCCGACCGGCGGCGCGAATACGGACGAACGCAAGCTGGACGGCTACGACATTCCGTACCGCTGCATGCTGCCGGTCAGCGTCGAAGGCTTGATCGTCGCCGGGCGCAGCATTTCCGCCACCCATGTCGCCATGTCCTCGATGCGCGTGCAGGCGACCTGCTTCGCTCTCGGCCAGGCCGCCGGCATCGCCGCCTCGCTTGCGATCGAAGCGGACGTTCCCGTAGCGGACATCTCCATTCCGCGGCTGCATGAGCGGCTGGCCGAACAGGGCGTGGCGTTTAAAAAATAA
- a CDS encoding LacI family DNA-binding transcriptional regulator gives MPRPKPVTLQTIADELGLSIHTVSKALRGLPGMSETTRKEVVDRARELGYRTKEQEAGISAERIPWTHAKPRRFAMLIVGDSDFHHMQMEGVRLRLNELGHSLYPLLVPAAVSEGAGLEEWLEKNGLFFADGLFLTAAIPERMEAELLALPIPKVLLNYPPDLAEVDSVIWDVEHAIHRSMEELFDHGHRRILYVGPIGPTRGFRLRWRAFESATARLGLGDTPDPRDHATSSPDDRAAWMQELGDKLGTGRYTAVISAIPGLAEWVCVAADFLKLEIPRHISLVGLEHEAIPHFPGMTRPLLLVREAGERAAELMLRRIANPQLPYEHVRLRGAFSRGNTVGRPAP, from the coding sequence ATGCCTCGACCGAAACCCGTGACCTTGCAAACGATCGCCGACGAGCTGGGCTTGTCGATTCATACGGTTTCCAAGGCGCTCCGGGGACTGCCGGGCATGTCGGAAACGACGCGCAAGGAGGTCGTCGACCGGGCGCGCGAGCTCGGCTACCGGACGAAAGAACAGGAGGCCGGAATTTCCGCCGAACGCATTCCTTGGACGCATGCGAAGCCCCGGCGTTTTGCGATGCTGATCGTCGGCGACTCGGACTTTCATCATATGCAGATGGAAGGGGTGCGCCTGCGCCTGAACGAGCTTGGCCATTCGCTGTACCCGCTGCTCGTGCCCGCCGCCGTTTCCGAAGGAGCGGGGCTGGAGGAATGGCTGGAGAAAAACGGGCTGTTTTTCGCGGACGGCCTGTTTCTTACCGCGGCCATTCCGGAGCGGATGGAAGCCGAGCTGCTCGCGCTGCCGATTCCGAAGGTGCTGCTGAACTACCCTCCCGATCTGGCGGAGGTGGACAGCGTCATTTGGGATGTGGAGCATGCGATTCACCGGTCGATGGAGGAGCTGTTCGATCACGGCCATCGCCGCATTTTGTATGTCGGCCCCATCGGGCCTACGCGGGGGTTCCGCCTGAGGTGGAGAGCCTTCGAGTCGGCGACGGCGAGGCTCGGACTGGGCGATACCCCGGACCCCCGCGACCATGCGACGTCTTCGCCGGACGACCGGGCGGCCTGGATGCAGGAGCTGGGGGACAAGCTCGGTACCGGGCGGTACACCGCCGTCATCAGCGCGATACCGGGCTTGGCCGAATGGGTATGCGTCGCGGCCGACTTCCTGAAGCTCGAGATTCCCCGCCATATCTCTCTCGTAGGGCTGGAGCACGAGGCGATCCCCCATTTTCCCGGCATGACGAGACCGCTGCTGCTCGTCCGGGAAGCCGGGGAGCGGGCGGCGGAGCTGATGCTGCGAAGGATCGCCAATCCGCAGCTGCCGTATGAGCATGTAAGGCTCAGAGGCGCGTTTTCTAGAGGCAACACGGTCGGGCGCCCGGCGCCTTGA
- a CDS encoding cold-shock protein: METGTVKWFNGEKGYGFIEVEGGNDVFVHFSAIVGEGYKTLDEGQRVEFNIVQGNRGPQAENVVKL, from the coding sequence ATGGAAACAGGAACAGTAAAATGGTTTAATGGCGAGAAAGGCTACGGCTTCATCGAAGTCGAAGGCGGCAATGACGTATTCGTGCATTTTAGCGCGATCGTTGGGGAAGGCTACAAAACGTTGGACGAGGGCCAACGCGTTGAGTTCAACATCGTGCAAGGCAATCGCGGCCCGCAAGCCGAGAATGTCGTAAAACTGTAA
- a CDS encoding cold-shock protein: MYNSRKKPLEEVPTELTPIWSCSNENCNGWMRENFVLSPVPVCPQCQSDMHKDERMLPVIVNTSFPYLRS; encoded by the coding sequence ATGTACAATTCGCGAAAAAAACCGTTGGAAGAAGTACCGACCGAATTAACCCCGATATGGTCTTGTTCGAACGAAAACTGCAACGGATGGATGAGGGAAAACTTCGTCCTTTCCCCGGTTCCGGTATGTCCCCAATGCCAGTCTGACATGCACAAGGACGAAAGAATGCTGCCCGTGATCGTAAACACGAGTTTCCCTTATCTCAGAAGCTGA
- a CDS encoding MgtC/SapB family protein produces the protein MNVIDQLLAEWLGEFEWLLRILVSAFLGFLLGLNRTHKHKPAGVKTYMYVTTASTLITIVSIQSVVRYSNIEEHAMMDPMRLAAQIVTGLGFIGAGIILKDGARVIGLTSAAMIFFAGGVGIAIGAGFYTVVLFSLLVTMFFVRLGEMTEKRNKTKPNANGSDSETLE, from the coding sequence ATGAACGTAATCGATCAATTGCTGGCGGAATGGCTGGGCGAGTTCGAATGGCTGCTGCGGATCCTCGTCAGCGCGTTTCTCGGATTTTTGCTCGGGTTGAACCGCACCCACAAGCATAAGCCGGCCGGGGTCAAAACGTACATGTACGTAACGACGGCTTCCACTTTGATTACGATCGTTTCGATCCAGAGCGTAGTCAGATATTCGAACATAGAAGAGCATGCGATGATGGATCCGATGCGGCTTGCGGCGCAGATCGTGACGGGGCTTGGTTTTATCGGAGCCGGCATCATTTTGAAGGACGGGGCGCGGGTGATCGGCCTGACCTCGGCCGCGATGATCTTTTTCGCCGGGGGCGTCGGCATCGCGATCGGGGCGGGATTTTATACGGTCGTGTTATTCTCGCTGCTGGTGACGATGTTCTTTGTCAGACTCGGAGAGATGACCGAAAAGCGGAACAAGACGAAGCCGAACGCGAACGGTTCGGATTCGGAGACGCTGGAGTGA
- a CDS encoding type 1 glutamine amidotransferase, translating to MNILALKHFSFDDESAIAGWAARNRHRLQVLDPSDAAEFPPGTDFGMLIVLGGPMSVYEEDRHPWLIREKRFVRQCVEDGKPVLGICLGAQMLAEALGGTVRRNDQKEIGWHPVRRTAEKHPIFDGMPETFVSFQWHGDTFTLPEGARRLAYSEACGNQAFAYGDRVLGLQFHLETTPACIGTMLDVWADELAAKAPYVQAPGDIAAQTGRSRASHAMLSGILDRLTAV from the coding sequence ATGAATATTCTCGCGCTCAAGCATTTCTCGTTTGACGACGAAAGCGCCATTGCCGGCTGGGCGGCCCGGAACCGCCACCGGCTGCAGGTGCTCGACCCTTCCGATGCGGCGGAGTTCCCGCCCGGGACGGATTTCGGCATGCTGATCGTTTTGGGCGGTCCGATGAGCGTGTACGAGGAGGATCGGCATCCCTGGCTCATCCGCGAAAAGCGGTTCGTCCGGCAATGCGTCGAGGACGGCAAACCCGTTCTCGGCATTTGCCTCGGCGCGCAGATGCTGGCGGAGGCGCTGGGCGGAACCGTGCGCCGGAACGACCAAAAGGAAATCGGCTGGCATCCCGTCCGGCGAACGGCGGAGAAGCATCCGATCTTTGACGGCATGCCGGAGACGTTCGTCAGCTTCCAGTGGCACGGCGATACGTTCACGCTGCCGGAAGGAGCGAGGCGGCTGGCATACTCGGAAGCCTGCGGCAATCAGGCTTTCGCGTACGGCGATCGCGTGCTCGGGCTGCAGTTTCACCTGGAGACGACGCCGGCCTGCATCGGAACGATGCTCGACGTCTGGGCGGACGAGCTGGCGGCTAAAGCGCCGTACGTTCAGGCGCCCGGCGACATCGCCGCGCAGACGGGGCGGAGCCGGGCTTCGCATGCGATGCTGAGCGGCATTTTGGATCGGCTGACGGCGGTTTAA
- a CDS encoding ammonium transporter, which translates to MELGLNGIWTMLGAILVLFMQCGFILLEAGSTRMKNAGHIAGKTIFTVGIVSIVFWAVGYAFIFGSQGNGFLGWGDYFGFDATSVPDGSTVAPTVLFIFQLSFAAISMSIAWGGFAERAKLSVYLIFAILFSALVYPVVAHWIWGGGWLAEHGKQDYAGSTVVHLTGAMAALAATLLLKPRIGKYNKNGTANGMPGHNQVFTTLGVMILWIGWFGFNAGSTLSAGDGSFFGFIAINTQLGAAGGAVAALIASWVLLGKSDIGAMLNGALAGLVAITASCAFVESWAAIAIGLAAGVLVVLSIRFFEKRRVDDPIAALSAHGTAGVWGTLSNGLFATPELAERVGVGRPGLFYGGGLEQLGVQALGIVACGAFAFAVSYVILFALKKTIGLRVTEEQEIVGLDLSEHGSYGYPEQMKEMARN; encoded by the coding sequence ATGGAACTCGGTTTGAACGGTATTTGGACGATGCTCGGCGCGATTTTGGTGTTGTTCATGCAGTGCGGATTTATTTTGCTGGAAGCGGGCTCGACCCGCATGAAAAACGCTGGCCACATCGCGGGCAAGACGATTTTTACGGTCGGCATCGTTTCGATCGTGTTTTGGGCGGTCGGCTACGCGTTCATCTTCGGCTCCCAAGGCAACGGCTTTTTGGGGTGGGGCGATTATTTCGGGTTCGACGCGACGAGCGTGCCCGATGGGTCGACGGTGGCGCCGACGGTGCTGTTTATTTTCCAGCTGTCGTTCGCCGCCATCTCGATGTCCATCGCGTGGGGCGGCTTTGCCGAGCGGGCGAAGCTGTCGGTCTATTTGATTTTCGCGATTTTGTTTTCCGCTCTCGTCTATCCCGTCGTCGCGCACTGGATTTGGGGCGGCGGCTGGCTGGCGGAGCACGGCAAGCAGGATTACGCCGGCTCGACCGTCGTGCACCTGACGGGAGCGATGGCGGCGCTCGCGGCCACGCTGCTGTTGAAGCCCCGCATCGGCAAGTATAACAAAAACGGTACGGCCAACGGCATGCCGGGCCACAATCAAGTGTTCACCACGCTTGGCGTCATGATTTTGTGGATCGGCTGGTTCGGCTTCAATGCGGGCAGCACGCTTTCGGCGGGCGACGGAAGCTTCTTCGGCTTCATCGCGATCAACACGCAGCTCGGCGCGGCCGGCGGAGCGGTCGCGGCGCTGATCGCGAGCTGGGTTCTGCTCGGCAAGTCCGATATCGGCGCGATGCTGAACGGCGCGCTGGCCGGCCTGGTCGCGATCACGGCGTCTTGCGCGTTCGTCGAGTCGTGGGCGGCGATCGCGATCGGCCTCGCAGCGGGCGTCCTCGTCGTGCTGAGCATCCGGTTTTTCGAAAAGCGGCGCGTCGACGATCCGATCGCCGCCCTGTCCGCGCACGGCACGGCCGGCGTATGGGGCACGCTGTCCAACGGGCTGTTCGCCACGCCGGAGCTGGCGGAACGAGTCGGCGTCGGCCGGCCGGGGCTGTTTTACGGCGGGGGCCTTGAGCAGCTGGGCGTTCAGGCGCTCGGCATCGTCGCTTGCGGTGCGTTCGCGTTCGCCGTATCGTACGTCATCCTGTTCGCGCTGAAGAAGACGATCGGCCTTCGCGTGACGGAGGAGCAGGAAATCGTCGGTCTGGATTTGAGCGAGCATGGCTCCTACGGTTACCCGGAGCAGATGAAAGAGATGGCGAGAAACTGA